One window of the Caldilineales bacterium genome contains the following:
- a CDS encoding RidA family protein, with protein sequence MKQRLEISSGAVWEDIVGYVRAVRVGEVVEVSGTTAVDETGQVVGPGDLFAQAQFILQKIERALQAAGAGREDIVRTRMYLVDIDRWEEVARAHRQFFTTVRPAATAVEVSRLIGPELLVEIEATAIITGAGR encoded by the coding sequence ATGAAGCAACGGTTGGAAATCAGCTCCGGCGCCGTGTGGGAGGACATCGTCGGCTATGTCCGCGCCGTGCGGGTGGGGGAGGTGGTCGAGGTATCGGGCACCACCGCCGTCGATGAAACCGGCCAGGTGGTGGGGCCGGGCGATCTGTTCGCGCAGGCGCAGTTCATCCTGCAGAAGATCGAGCGGGCTTTGCAGGCAGCCGGGGCGGGGCGCGAAGACATCGTCCGCACACGGATGTATCTGGTCGACATCGACCGTTGGGAAGAGGTCGCCCGCGCCCATCGCCAGTTCTTCACCACCGTGCGGCCGGCCGCCACCGCTGTCGAGGTCAGCCGGCTGATCGGCCCCGAACTGCTGGTGGAGATCGAGGCCACCGCCATCATCACCGGGGCAGGGCGATGA